The following coding sequences are from one Niveibacterium umoris window:
- the purL gene encoding phosphoribosylformylglycinamidine synthase codes for MPEILKLRGAPALSASRLERLTAQLKSALPKLKGLAAEHWYFVEIDTPLAGDEAERLADLIGAYPQGDAPAGELLLVTPRLGTISPWSSKATDIAHNCGFAKIKRIERGTAYTLEVRGGLDADARAAALPVLHDRMTESVLDNVDAAHGLFAHYAPQPLTTVDIIGGGRAALEVANGELGLALSDDEIDYLVDNFTKMGRNPTDVELMMFAQANSEHCRHKIFNASWVIDGRAEEKTLFGMIRDTHKAQPEHTVVAYSDNAAIFEGAEIQRFYPEKDGRWSYKPELTHILAKVETHNHPTAISPFPGASTGAGGEIRDEGATGRGSKPKAGLAGFTVSNLRIPGYEQPWEVNYGKPERIASALQIMIDGPLGAAAFNNEFGRPNLTGYFRAFEQEVMGEVRGYHKPIMIAGGVGSIQAEQSFKSDFAAGTLLIQLGGPGMLIGLGGGAASSMATGTNTADLDFASVQRGNPEIERRAQEVIDACWQQGENNPILAIHDVGAGGLSNAMPELADHAKLGAHFELRNIQIEEPGMSPREIWSNEAQERYVLAISPDRLADFEAICVRERCPFAVLGTTTADGRLTVSDSHFGNKPVDMDMQVLLGKPPRMTRDVAKRDIFLPPLDTTAVDLADAVGRVLRNPTVASKNFLITIGDRSVGGQTARDQMVGPWQVPVADVAVTTASFHGYLGEAMAMGERTPLACVSPTASGRMAVGESVTNLLAADVSDMKQIKLSANWMAACGHRGEDAHLFATVKAVSEFCQGAQLAIPVGKDSLSMKTVWQDEGAEKKVVAPLSLIVTAFAPVGDVRRTLTPELKTLPGVETELVLIDLGRGKHRLGGSVFAQCFNSVGEHAPDIDAETLKAFVAAMAELKRDDRVLAYHDRGDGGLLATVAEMAFAGHTGVSLELDSIAYDGHLSDVDGGEKKAGMLAGRFNDRVLAALFAEELGAVIQIRRDQRDAVLATLTAHQLGGAAHFIGQPNDRDELRIWRNAKMIFAAPRAELQRAWSEVSYQIAKIRDDATCAQEEFDSLLDASNPGLSVSLSFDAADDIAAPMIATGARPKIAILREQGVNSQAEMASAFERAGFEPFDVHMSDLFSGRYTLDQFKGLAACGGFSYGDVLGAGQGWAKSILFSDALRAQFEAFFGRNDTFALGVCNGCQMMAHLAPIIPGAECWPTFQRNRSEQFEARFVMAEIPENPSILFAGMAGSRMPIVVSHGEGRAVFDGIDAQDNARIALRYIDNAGQVATRYPANPNGSPDGIAGLTTPDGRFTIMMPHPERCRRTLQMSWAPDFLGEDSPWMRMFRNARVWLG; via the coding sequence ATGCCCGAGATCCTCAAGCTGCGTGGCGCGCCCGCGCTTTCCGCTTCCCGTCTGGAGCGCCTCACGGCCCAGCTCAAATCCGCCCTGCCGAAGTTGAAGGGGCTCGCCGCTGAACACTGGTACTTCGTCGAGATCGACACGCCGCTCGCTGGCGACGAGGCCGAGCGCCTGGCGGACCTGATCGGCGCCTATCCGCAGGGTGACGCGCCCGCGGGCGAACTGCTGCTGGTCACCCCGCGCCTGGGCACGATCTCGCCCTGGTCGTCGAAGGCCACCGACATCGCGCACAACTGCGGCTTCGCGAAGATCAAGCGGATCGAGCGCGGCACCGCCTACACGCTTGAAGTGCGTGGTGGCCTTGATGCCGACGCCCGCGCTGCCGCGCTGCCGGTGCTGCACGATCGCATGACCGAATCGGTGCTCGACAACGTCGACGCTGCGCACGGCCTTTTCGCCCACTATGCGCCGCAGCCGCTCACCACGGTCGACATCATCGGCGGTGGCCGTGCCGCGCTGGAAGTGGCCAACGGCGAACTGGGCCTGGCCTTGTCGGATGACGAGATCGACTACCTGGTCGACAACTTCACGAAGATGGGCCGCAACCCGACCGACGTGGAGCTGATGATGTTCGCGCAGGCGAACTCTGAGCACTGCCGCCACAAGATCTTCAACGCCAGCTGGGTGATCGACGGCCGCGCCGAAGAGAAAACCCTGTTCGGCATGATCCGCGATACCCACAAGGCGCAGCCCGAGCACACCGTGGTCGCGTACTCGGATAACGCCGCGATCTTCGAGGGCGCCGAGATCCAGCGCTTCTATCCGGAGAAGGATGGTCGCTGGAGCTACAAGCCGGAGCTGACCCACATCCTTGCCAAGGTCGAGACGCACAACCACCCGACCGCGATCTCGCCCTTCCCGGGGGCGTCGACCGGCGCGGGCGGCGAAATCCGCGACGAAGGCGCGACCGGCCGTGGCTCCAAGCCCAAGGCGGGCCTCGCGGGCTTCACCGTGTCGAACCTGCGTATCCCGGGCTATGAGCAGCCTTGGGAAGTGAACTACGGCAAGCCGGAACGCATTGCCTCGGCGCTGCAGATCATGATCGACGGCCCGCTCGGCGCGGCCGCGTTCAACAACGAGTTTGGTCGCCCGAACCTGACCGGCTACTTCCGTGCCTTCGAGCAGGAAGTGATGGGCGAGGTGCGCGGCTACCACAAGCCGATCATGATCGCGGGCGGCGTCGGCAGCATCCAGGCCGAGCAATCCTTCAAGAGCGACTTCGCAGCCGGCACGCTGCTGATCCAGTTGGGCGGGCCCGGCATGCTGATCGGCCTGGGCGGCGGCGCTGCCTCGTCGATGGCGACCGGCACGAATACCGCGGATCTGGACTTCGCCTCGGTGCAGCGCGGCAACCCGGAAATCGAACGCCGCGCCCAGGAGGTGATCGATGCCTGCTGGCAGCAGGGCGAGAACAACCCGATCCTGGCGATCCACGACGTTGGCGCCGGCGGCCTCTCCAACGCGATGCCGGAACTGGCCGATCACGCCAAGCTGGGCGCGCACTTCGAGCTGCGCAACATCCAGATCGAAGAGCCGGGCATGAGCCCGCGCGAGATCTGGTCGAACGAAGCGCAGGAGCGCTACGTCCTCGCGATTTCGCCGGACCGTCTGGCCGACTTCGAAGCGATCTGCGTGCGCGAGCGCTGCCCGTTTGCGGTGCTCGGCACCACCACCGCCGATGGCCGCCTGACGGTGAGCGACAGTCACTTCGGCAACAAGCCGGTCGACATGGACATGCAAGTGCTGCTCGGCAAGCCGCCGCGCATGACGCGCGACGTGGCCAAGCGCGACATCTTCCTGCCGCCGCTCGACACCACCGCGGTGGATCTTGCGGATGCCGTGGGCCGCGTGCTGCGTAACCCGACCGTCGCCTCGAAGAACTTCCTCATCACCATCGGTGACCGTTCGGTAGGCGGCCAGACCGCGCGTGACCAGATGGTCGGCCCGTGGCAGGTGCCGGTGGCTGACGTCGCGGTGACCACTGCCAGCTTCCACGGCTACCTCGGCGAAGCGATGGCGATGGGCGAGCGTACGCCGCTGGCCTGCGTGTCACCGACGGCATCCGGCCGCATGGCGGTCGGCGAGTCGGTGACCAATCTGCTCGCCGCTGATGTGTCGGACATGAAGCAGATCAAGCTTTCCGCCAACTGGATGGCCGCCTGCGGCCACCGTGGCGAGGACGCCCACCTGTTCGCCACCGTGAAGGCGGTGTCCGAGTTCTGCCAGGGCGCACAGCTGGCGATCCCGGTCGGCAAGGATTCGCTGTCGATGAAGACGGTGTGGCAGGACGAAGGCGCCGAGAAGAAGGTCGTCGCGCCGCTGTCGCTGATCGTGACCGCCTTCGCGCCGGTTGGCGATGTGCGCCGCACGCTGACGCCGGAACTCAAGACCCTGCCGGGTGTGGAGACCGAGCTGGTGCTTATCGATCTGGGCCGCGGCAAGCATCGCCTGGGTGGTTCGGTGTTTGCGCAGTGCTTCAACTCGGTCGGCGAACACGCGCCGGATATCGATGCGGAAACGCTGAAGGCCTTCGTGGCCGCGATGGCCGAGCTCAAGCGCGATGATCGCGTGCTCGCCTATCACGACCGCGGCGATGGTGGCCTGCTCGCCACCGTGGCCGAGATGGCCTTCGCGGGCCACACCGGTGTGTCGCTGGAACTCGATTCGATCGCCTACGACGGCCACCTGTCGGATGTGGATGGCGGCGAGAAGAAAGCCGGCATGCTCGCCGGCCGCTTCAACGATCGCGTGCTGGCCGCGCTCTTCGCCGAAGAACTCGGCGCGGTGATCCAGATCCGCCGCGACCAACGCGATGCGGTGCTGGCCACGCTGACCGCGCACCAACTCGGTGGCGCTGCCCACTTCATCGGTCAGCCGAACGATCGCGATGAACTGCGCATCTGGCGCAACGCGAAGATGATCTTCGCCGCACCGCGCGCGGAACTGCAGCGTGCCTGGAGCGAGGTCAGCTACCAGATCGCGAAGATCCGCGACGACGCGACCTGTGCGCAGGAAGAATTCGACAGCCTGCTCGACGCCAGCAACCCGGGCCTGTCGGTATCGCTGTCCTTCGACGCGGCCGACGATATCGCTGCGCCGATGATCGCTACCGGCGCACGGCCGAAGATCGCGATCCTGCGCGAGCAGGGCGTGAACTCGCAGGCCGAAATGGCCTCCGCGTTCGAACGCGCCGGCTTCGAGCCGTTTGATGTGCACATGTCCGACCTGTTCTCCGGCCGCTACACGCTGGACCAGTTCAAGGGCCTCGCGGCCTGCGGCGGCTTCTCGTACGGCGACGTGCTGGGCGCGGGGCAGGGCTGGGCGAAGTCGATCCTGTTCTCGGACGCCTTGCGCGCGCAGTTCGAGGCCTTCTTCGGCCGCAACGACACCTTCGCGCTGGGCGTCTGCAATGGTTGCCAGATGATGGCGCACCTCGCTCCGATCATCCCCGGTGCCGAGTGCTGGCCTACCTTCCAGCGCAACCGCAGCGAGCAGTTCGAAGCGCGCTTCGTGATGGCGGAGATCCCGGAAAACCCGTCGATCCTGTTCGCCGGCATGGCGGGCAGCCGCATGCCGATCGTGGTGTCGCACGGCGAAGGCCGCGCGGTGTTTGACGGCATCGACGCGCAGGACAACGCCAGGATCGCGCTGCGCTACATCGACAACGCGGGGCAGGTGGCGACCCGCTATCCGGCGAACCCGAACGGTTCGCCGGACGGCATCGCCGGCCTGACGACGCCGGATGGCCGCTTCACGATCATGATGCCGCACCCGGAGCGCTGCCGCCGCACGCTGCAGATGTCCTGGGCGCCGGACTTCCTCGGCGAAGATTCGCCGTGGATGCGCATGTTCCGCAACGCGCGCGTCTGGCTGGGCTGA
- a CDS encoding methyl-accepting chemotaxis protein — protein MSIAVRIGAGFAIMLALILLVGLIGIFGVRSQHDQITRLIDSDIALYVRVGEMSNALGVMRSIEKDTLINFVQIKKVEELRKQWSEANARFGAALSAGRKLAEPEDGAKLDAMQAQMKDYAAGYNDLANRIGKGEFSSSANASTAIQSAVEAVTKLEATLNGLATASQKRSDGASAQLANLRNKVTTMLASLAAVAALAGAAIAVLVTLSIRRPLESTQKAATAIAAENDLSRDIPDAGANEIGATVRAFRQVFQSIRSFIGETTLKARQLDSTVGQMEQLADQVAQASSQQAQASSAATSAVSEMSNGIDLLSGSTDRLRNDAEHTSLKAQEGAQAAAQAQGEIEQVALALKDASQVMNTLVDRSAEINTIVRTIREIADQTNLLALNAAIEAARAGEQGRGFAVVADEVRKLAERTTASTDDISRRIATVLSETSQANQRIQDASSRIDEGVDCTHRVARSLDEILQASASTVTQVHGVSSTLHSQSAAAHGVTENIERIAAMTEENHNAVSQVSALVKGLSDLTRDLNQQIGRFRV, from the coding sequence TTGTCCATTGCGGTTCGGATCGGCGCCGGCTTCGCGATCATGCTCGCGCTGATTCTGCTGGTAGGTTTGATCGGCATCTTCGGCGTGCGCAGCCAGCACGACCAGATCACCCGCCTGATCGACTCCGACATCGCGCTCTACGTCCGTGTAGGTGAAATGAGCAACGCGCTCGGCGTAATGCGCTCGATCGAGAAAGACACGCTGATCAATTTCGTTCAGATCAAGAAGGTCGAAGAACTGCGCAAACAGTGGAGCGAGGCTAACGCCCGGTTCGGCGCGGCACTCTCCGCCGGCCGAAAGCTCGCCGAGCCTGAGGACGGGGCCAAGCTCGATGCGATGCAAGCCCAGATGAAGGACTATGCAGCCGGCTACAACGATCTGGCGAACCGGATCGGCAAGGGCGAGTTCAGCAGTTCGGCCAACGCAAGCACTGCCATCCAGTCAGCCGTCGAGGCGGTCACCAAACTGGAGGCGACGCTAAACGGGCTCGCAACGGCGAGCCAGAAACGCTCGGACGGCGCCTCCGCCCAGCTGGCCAACCTGCGCAACAAAGTGACGACCATGCTCGCTTCGCTCGCGGCGGTCGCAGCACTCGCGGGCGCGGCCATCGCGGTGCTCGTCACCCTCTCGATCCGGCGGCCGCTTGAAAGCACGCAGAAAGCAGCCACCGCAATCGCCGCGGAGAACGACCTCAGCCGCGACATCCCCGATGCGGGCGCGAATGAGATCGGCGCCACCGTGCGGGCGTTCCGCCAGGTGTTCCAGTCGATCCGCAGCTTCATCGGCGAAACGACGCTCAAGGCCCGGCAGCTCGACAGCACCGTCGGCCAGATGGAACAGCTCGCAGACCAGGTCGCACAAGCCTCCTCGCAACAGGCGCAGGCGTCTTCCGCCGCCACCAGTGCCGTCAGCGAAATGAGCAACGGCATCGACCTGCTCTCTGGCAGCACCGATCGTCTGCGCAACGACGCCGAACACACCAGCCTCAAGGCGCAGGAAGGCGCACAAGCGGCCGCTCAGGCGCAGGGCGAGATCGAACAAGTCGCGCTGGCGCTCAAGGACGCCTCGCAGGTGATGAACACCCTCGTGGACCGTTCGGCGGAAATCAACACCATCGTGCGCACGATTCGCGAAATCGCCGATCAGACCAACCTGCTTGCGCTCAATGCCGCGATCGAAGCGGCGCGCGCCGGCGAACAGGGGCGCGGCTTCGCCGTGGTCGCGGATGAAGTGCGCAAACTTGCAGAACGCACCACCGCGTCGACCGACGACATCTCGCGGCGGATTGCCACGGTGCTGTCCGAGACCAGCCAGGCCAACCAGCGGATTCAGGACGCCAGCAGCCGCATCGACGAAGGCGTCGACTGCACCCATCGGGTGGCCCGCTCACTCGACGAGATTCTGCAGGCGTCGGCAAGCACGGTAACGCAGGTGCATGGCGTATCGAGCACCCTCCACAGCCAGAGCGCCGCCGCCCATGGCGTCACCGAGAACATCGAGCGCATCGCCGCGATGACCGAAGAGAATCACAATGCGGTGTCGCAGGTGAGCGCGCTGGTAAAGGGCCTCTCCGACCTGACCCGTGATCTGAACCAGCAGATCGGGCGCTTCCGCGTCTGA
- a CDS encoding carbohydrate kinase family protein, which yields MTLPLARFVSFGEALTDMIRGEGDAWHAKNGGASWNVGRAAAALGVASAFAGCVSKDCFGDALADASASAGLDLRYLQRAHAAPLLAIVHQTRPPAYFFIGAGAADLEFDVALLPQGWRETIQWAHFGGISLTRPGLAQRLVDLAHALHQQGVKLSYDPNYRVLMDERYDATLQQMLALADVVKVSDEDLCGLYRTANATDALPSLLAARGGKPVLYTTGARSASLFVADREWTAAPPAVKVVDTVGAGDATIAGLVASLMQAPGASWPEHFAHAIACGSAACLHAGATPPTPGDIAPLIKQVSVHATT from the coding sequence ATGACACTGCCGCTCGCGCGCTTCGTCAGCTTTGGCGAAGCGCTCACTGACATGATCCGCGGCGAAGGCGATGCGTGGCACGCCAAGAACGGCGGCGCAAGCTGGAACGTTGGCCGTGCCGCCGCCGCGCTCGGTGTGGCCAGTGCCTTCGCCGGTTGCGTCAGCAAGGATTGTTTCGGCGATGCGCTTGCTGACGCCAGTGCCAGTGCAGGCCTTGATCTGCGCTACCTGCAGCGGGCCCACGCCGCCCCGCTGCTGGCAATCGTCCATCAGACACGGCCACCCGCGTATTTCTTCATCGGCGCTGGCGCGGCCGATCTCGAATTCGACGTCGCGCTTCTGCCGCAGGGCTGGCGCGAAACGATCCAGTGGGCGCACTTCGGCGGCATCAGCCTCACCCGGCCCGGCCTCGCGCAGCGCCTGGTCGATCTCGCCCACGCGCTGCATCAGCAAGGGGTAAAGCTCAGCTATGACCCCAATTACCGGGTACTGATGGACGAGCGCTACGACGCGACGCTCCAGCAGATGCTCGCCCTTGCCGATGTCGTGAAGGTCTCGGATGAAGACCTTTGCGGCCTCTATCGCACAGCCAACGCCACCGATGCGCTGCCGTCGCTGCTCGCCGCGCGCGGCGGCAAGCCTGTCCTTTACACAACCGGCGCGAGAAGCGCGAGCCTCTTTGTCGCCGACAGGGAATGGACGGCAGCGCCCCCCGCCGTCAAGGTAGTCGACACTGTCGGCGCGGGCGATGCCACGATCGCGGGCCTCGTCGCAAGCCTGATGCAGGCGCCCGGAGCGTCATGGCCGGAGCACTTCGCTCATGCCATTGCCTGCGGCAGCGCAGCATGTCTGCACGCCGGTGCTACCCCGCCGACCCCGGGCGATATCGCCCCCTTGATTAAGCAAGTAAGCGTTCACGCGACCACTTGA
- a CDS encoding AGE family epimerase/isomerase → MNPNFRAPEFLLAHIRHTMAFYHPRAIDPRGGMFHYFRDDGSIYDSDSRHLVSSTRFVFTYAMAYRRFGNDAYRDACMHAVRFLREAHRQPNGGYAWTLQLDETGKATVTDSTNHCYGLAFVVLAYAHALMAGITECRAWLDETIALMEARFWSEAAGLYADEADADWVVSDYRGQNANMHSCEAMLAAYDATGEVRHLHRAERLAHNITVRQAALAGDMMWEHYKADWSVDWDYNRHDKSNIFRPWGYQPGHLTEWAKLLLTLERHRAQLANDPAWLLPRARHLFDTALQRAWDDTHGGIYYGFAPDGSICDDDKYFWVQAESLAAAACLAIRTGESGYWTWYDRIWDYAWRHFVDHRYGAWFRILTGDNKPYSDEKSPAGKVDYHTMGACYEVLGQLGHHA, encoded by the coding sequence ATGAACCCGAACTTTCGCGCGCCCGAATTCCTGCTGGCGCACATCCGCCATACGATGGCTTTCTACCATCCGCGAGCGATCGATCCCCGCGGCGGCATGTTCCACTACTTCCGCGATGACGGAAGCATCTACGATAGTGACAGCCGTCACCTTGTCAGCAGCACGCGATTCGTCTTTACCTACGCGATGGCTTACCGTCGCTTCGGCAACGACGCCTATCGCGACGCGTGCATGCATGCCGTCCGCTTCCTGCGCGAGGCGCACCGGCAACCCAATGGCGGCTATGCATGGACCTTGCAGCTTGACGAAACCGGCAAAGCCACCGTCACCGACTCGACCAATCACTGTTACGGCCTCGCCTTCGTGGTACTGGCCTACGCACATGCATTGATGGCCGGCATCACCGAATGCCGCGCATGGCTTGACGAGACCATCGCGCTGATGGAAGCGCGATTCTGGTCCGAAGCAGCTGGCCTCTACGCCGACGAGGCGGATGCCGATTGGGTGGTCAGCGACTACCGCGGTCAGAATGCCAACATGCACAGTTGCGAGGCGATGCTTGCGGCCTACGACGCAACCGGAGAAGTCCGTCACCTGCATCGCGCCGAACGGCTTGCGCACAACATCACCGTCCGTCAGGCAGCGCTCGCCGGCGACATGATGTGGGAGCACTACAAGGCCGACTGGTCGGTCGATTGGGACTACAACCGCCACGACAAGAGCAACATCTTCCGGCCCTGGGGCTATCAACCCGGGCATCTGACCGAATGGGCCAAGCTGCTGCTGACGCTCGAACGGCATCGTGCGCAACTCGCGAACGATCCCGCATGGCTGTTGCCTCGTGCGCGCCACCTGTTCGACACGGCGCTCCAGCGCGCGTGGGACGATACACATGGCGGCATCTACTACGGCTTCGCGCCCGACGGCAGCATCTGCGACGACGACAAGTATTTCTGGGTGCAGGCTGAGAGCCTTGCCGCAGCCGCGTGCCTGGCGATCCGCACCGGAGAGTCCGGCTACTGGACCTGGTATGACCGCATCTGGGACTACGCCTGGCGGCACTTCGTGGATCATCGCTACGGCGCCTGGTTCCGCATCCTCACCGGGGACAACAAGCCTTACAGCGACGAGAAGAGCCCGGCCGGCAAGGTCGATTACCACACCATGGGCGCTTGTTACGAAGTCCTCGGCCAACTGGGACATCACGCATGA
- a CDS encoding LacI family DNA-binding transcriptional regulator, whose amino-acid sequence MKPVSIRQVAARAGVSVGSVSRALKNQPGLSDETRARILAAADTLGYDIGRLRARPLKRVVCLLHRQHSTLTGNQFFSHVVQGAEAAAREHGIAMSLFSVAPTDPLHDMIVALHEPDGFLCAGFLEDEVLSELVATGHPLVLIDYQWRDLPAINADNEGGAFTAISRLIASGHRRIAFIHGPLSHHSILQRMRGYRAALFHHGIPGDPELEILLDRSDDPEGASARAVDELLARPTPPEAIFAYNDVCALATMRACQRRGVRIPEDISIIGFDDIGAAALSTPPLTTLRIGKEEMGRIGMQCLADITAGKPATKVVLPVELVVRGSARIAPDDLGGVES is encoded by the coding sequence ATGAAACCAGTGAGCATTCGCCAAGTGGCAGCGCGCGCCGGCGTGTCGGTCGGCAGCGTGTCCCGTGCACTCAAGAACCAACCGGGTCTCAGCGATGAGACCCGCGCACGCATCCTGGCCGCGGCAGACACCTTGGGATACGACATCGGGCGCTTGCGTGCCCGTCCGTTGAAGCGCGTCGTGTGCCTGCTTCATCGCCAGCACTCCACGCTGACCGGCAACCAGTTCTTCTCGCATGTAGTGCAGGGCGCGGAAGCCGCAGCACGAGAGCACGGCATTGCGATGTCGCTGTTTTCGGTCGCCCCGACCGACCCGTTGCACGACATGATCGTTGCCCTTCACGAGCCAGACGGGTTCCTGTGCGCCGGGTTTCTCGAGGATGAAGTCCTCTCGGAGCTGGTCGCCACCGGGCACCCCCTGGTGCTGATCGATTACCAGTGGCGCGATCTGCCCGCCATCAATGCCGACAACGAAGGTGGCGCCTTTACCGCCATCTCCCGACTGATCGCATCGGGCCACCGTCGCATCGCGTTCATCCATGGGCCGCTGTCGCACCACAGCATCCTGCAGCGGATGCGCGGCTACCGCGCCGCGCTGTTTCACCACGGGATTCCCGGTGACCCCGAGCTCGAGATCCTGCTGGATCGCTCGGACGACCCCGAAGGCGCCAGCGCCCGCGCGGTCGATGAGTTGCTTGCGCGGCCGACCCCGCCCGAAGCCATCTTTGCCTACAACGATGTCTGCGCCCTGGCCACGATGCGTGCCTGCCAGCGTCGCGGCGTGCGGATTCCCGAAGACATCTCGATCATCGGCTTCGACGATATCGGCGCGGCCGCACTCTCGACCCCGCCGTTGACGACGCTGCGCATCGGAAAGGAAGAAATGGGCCGCATCGGCATGCAGTGCCTTGCCGACATCACCGCAGGCAAGCCCGCTACGAAGGTCGTGCTGCCTGTCGAACTCGTGGTGCGTGGCAGCGCGCGCATCGCGCCAGACGACCTTGGAGGCGTCGAATCATGA
- a CDS encoding ABC transporter substrate-binding protein has translation MRVAGIALAVGLVFGMNAARAAEIEVLHWWTSGGEAKSVAELKKMLEAKGHKWKDFAVAGGGGENAMTVLKSRVVSGNPPVAAQIKGPSIQEWGETGKLANIDATAKAEKWDSLLPAGVANIMKYKGHYVAAPVNVHRVNWMWANPEVFKKAGAEVPKTWDEFFVAADKIQKAGLIAVAHGGQPWQDFTVFESVVLGVGGPAFYKKALVDLDQASLKSDTMVKSFEVFGKVRKYIDKDSANRDWNLATAMVINGKAGMQFMGDWAKGEFTAAGKVPGKDFICAAAPGTDKGYTFNVDSFVMFQQTNADTTKGQGDLAAAIMSNEFQEVFNLNKGSIPVRLGMKMDKFDDCAKMSSKDFVATSKSGGLVPSIAHGMAVPSATAGAMQDVVTQFFNGTGVTPKQAADKLASAAKTK, from the coding sequence ATGCGTGTAGCGGGAATTGCTCTGGCAGTCGGTCTGGTTTTCGGTATGAATGCGGCGCGTGCCGCTGAAATCGAAGTGCTGCACTGGTGGACCTCGGGTGGCGAGGCAAAATCGGTGGCTGAACTCAAGAAGATGCTTGAGGCCAAGGGCCACAAGTGGAAAGACTTCGCAGTGGCTGGCGGCGGTGGCGAAAACGCGATGACGGTGCTCAAGTCTCGTGTCGTTTCGGGCAACCCTCCGGTGGCCGCACAGATCAAAGGCCCGTCGATTCAGGAATGGGGCGAGACCGGAAAGCTCGCCAACATCGATGCGACCGCCAAGGCCGAAAAGTGGGATTCGCTGCTGCCGGCTGGCGTGGCGAACATCATGAAGTACAAGGGGCATTACGTGGCGGCGCCGGTGAACGTGCACCGTGTGAACTGGATGTGGGCCAACCCGGAAGTCTTCAAGAAGGCCGGGGCGGAAGTGCCGAAGACCTGGGACGAGTTCTTCGTCGCGGCCGACAAGATCCAGAAGGCAGGGTTGATCGCGGTGGCGCATGGCGGACAGCCGTGGCAGGACTTCACCGTGTTTGAGTCGGTGGTGCTCGGCGTAGGCGGCCCGGCCTTCTACAAGAAGGCGCTGGTTGACCTTGACCAGGCTTCGCTGAAGAGCGACACGATGGTCAAGTCCTTCGAGGTATTCGGCAAGGTACGCAAGTACATCGACAAGGACAGCGCCAACCGCGACTGGAACCTGGCGACTGCGATGGTGATCAATGGCAAGGCCGGCATGCAGTTCATGGGCGACTGGGCCAAGGGTGAGTTCACCGCCGCCGGCAAAGTGCCGGGCAAGGACTTCATCTGCGCCGCCGCACCGGGAACGGACAAGGGCTACACCTTCAACGTCGACAGCTTCGTGATGTTCCAGCAAACGAATGCGGATACCACGAAAGGTCAGGGCGACCTCGCTGCGGCCATCATGAGCAACGAGTTCCAGGAAGTCTTCAACCTGAACAAGGGCTCGATCCCGGTTCGCCTGGGCATGAAGATGGACAAGTTCGACGACTGCGCGAAGATGTCCTCCAAGGACTTCGTCGCAACGTCCAAGTCGGGTGGCCTGGTTCCGTCGATCGCGCACGGCATGGCCGTTCCGTCGGCGACCGCCGGTGCGATGCAGGACGTCGTGACCCAGTTCTTCAACGGCACGGGTGTCACACCGAAGCAGGCTGCTGACAAGCTGGCTTCCGCCGCCAAGACCAAGTAA
- a CDS encoding carbohydrate ABC transporter permease, producing the protein MSGETAPVASSPIAGKRAPTSSLYDLIENWLPKIVIAPTFVACLVFVYGYILWTAILSMTPSRMLPTYSFVGFEQYTSLFDNDRWWLALKNLVIFGLLFVIICLVVGLLLAILLDQRIRLEGFIRSIYLYPMALSFIVTGTAWKWVLNPGLGIEKVVRDIGFSDFTFDWLVNPDRAIYTVVIAGVWQSSGFVMALFLAGLRGIDDSIIKAARVDGASMPRIYWRIILPSLRPVFFSCFMILAHIAIKSFDLVVALTGGGPGFSSDVPATFMYTHAFTRNQIGLGAASAMMMLMIIVTVVVPMIWSETRRTSNG; encoded by the coding sequence ATGAGTGGTGAGACCGCCCCGGTCGCCAGCAGTCCGATCGCAGGTAAGCGTGCTCCAACGAGCAGCCTGTACGACCTGATCGAGAACTGGTTGCCCAAGATCGTGATCGCGCCGACTTTTGTCGCGTGCCTTGTTTTCGTGTACGGCTACATCTTGTGGACGGCCATCCTCTCGATGACGCCTTCACGCATGCTGCCGACCTACAGCTTCGTCGGCTTCGAGCAGTACACCAGCCTGTTCGACAATGATCGCTGGTGGCTGGCGTTGAAGAACCTGGTGATCTTTGGCTTGCTCTTCGTGATCATCTGCCTCGTGGTGGGCTTGCTGCTGGCGATCCTCCTCGATCAACGCATCCGCCTCGAAGGCTTCATCCGTTCGATTTACCTGTACCCGATGGCCTTGTCGTTCATCGTCACCGGCACTGCCTGGAAGTGGGTCCTCAACCCGGGGCTGGGTATCGAAAAAGTCGTACGGGATATCGGTTTCTCGGACTTCACCTTCGATTGGCTGGTGAATCCGGATCGCGCCATCTACACCGTAGTGATCGCGGGGGTGTGGCAATCGTCCGGCTTCGTCATGGCGCTGTTTCTCGCCGGCCTGCGCGGGATCGACGACTCGATCATCAAGGCCGCGCGAGTGGATGGCGCTTCGATGCCGCGCATCTACTGGCGCATCATCCTGCCCAGTCTGCGCCCGGTCTTCTTCTCCTGCTTCATGATCCTGGCGCACATCGCGATCAAGAGCTTCGACCTTGTCGTGGCGCTGACCGGCGGCGGACCGGGCTTCTCCAGCGACGTGCCCGCCACCTTCATGTACACCCATGCCTTCACGCGCAACCAGATCGGTCTGGGGGCAGCCAGCGCCATGATGATGTTGATGATCATCGTGACGGTCGTGGTGCCGATGATCTGGTCAGAGACCCGGAGGACGAGCAATGGCTGA